One genomic segment of Brassica napus cultivar Da-Ae chromosome A3, Da-Ae, whole genome shotgun sequence includes these proteins:
- the LOC106389782 gene encoding glutaredoxin-C5, chloroplastic, translating into MAVSAFNPLKFASSSSLDSIPSISSSTSYSLFPASIGIRNSVGSPFKRCLKQSCYSVRAMSSSAASSSSSFGSRMEESVRKTVTENIVVVYSKTWCSYCTEVKTLFKRLGVQPLVIELDELGPQGPQLQKVLERLTGQHTVPNVFVGGKHIGGCTDTVKLNRKGDLELMLAEANGNTNQT; encoded by the exons ATGGCAGTCTCAGCATTCAACCCTTTGAAATTTGCATCTTCGTCTTCTCTAGATTCGATTCCTTCAAtctcttcttctacttcttATTCGCTGTTTCCGGCAAGCATCGGCATCAGAAACTCCGTCGGATCTCCTTTCAAGAGATGTCTAAAGCAGTCATGTTATTCTGTTCGAGCCATGTCTTCTTCGGctgcttcgtcttcttcttcgttcggaTCGAGAATGGAGGAGAGCGTGAGGAAAACGGTTACTGAGAACATTGTCGTTGTTTACTCCAAAACTTGGTGCTC ATACTGTACTGAAGTGAAGACATTATTCAAGAGACTTGGTGTTCAGCCACTGGTGATTGAATTGGATGAACTTG GTCCACAAGGGCCACAACTGCAGAAGGTACTGGAAAGACTCACTGGGCAACACACTGTTCCTAATGTTTTCGTTG GAGGCAAGCACATTGGTGGCTGCACAG ATACAGTGAAGCTGAACAGGAAAGGAGATCTTGAACTGATGTTAGCTGAAGCCAACGGCAACACCAATCAAACTTAA
- the LOC106389783 gene encoding protein LOW PSII ACCUMULATION 1, chloroplastic isoform X1, giving the protein MATLVSSQAYIYHCHLIKRALIQTKDPYSPRRLSRHNHIETHVLSPRTCTLTISRKHQPLSLNTVCFAADEPSPSPFSSSEISADARIRSEVLSPFRSVRMFFYLAFIASASLGGLIATTRLIGALANPARSGEVLEIVKGLGIDVGAASLFAFLYFRENKTKNAQMARLSREENLAKLKMRVEENNKVISVGDLRGIARLVICAGPGGYIEEAFKRSKEFTQGLVERGVVVVAYATDGSTPVLEFDEVDGEDEEVSQSRRRLWRVSPVFVSDWERWIDEQKKLAGVSSDSPVYLSLRLDGRVRGSGVGYPPWQAFVAQLPPVKGIWTGLLDGMDGRV; this is encoded by the exons ATGGCTACTCTGGTCTCTTCCCAAGCTTACATCTACCACTGTCACTTGATCAAACGAGCTCTCATTCAGACAAAAGATCCATACTCTCCTCGCAGGTTGTCCCGTCATAATCACATAGAAACACACGTTCTTTCTCCTCGAACTTGCACTCTAACGATAAGTAGAAAGCATCAACCATTGTCTCTCAACACCGTCTGTTTCGCAGCAGACGAGCCTTCTCCTTCCCCCTTTTCCTCATCCGAGATCAG TGCGGATGCAAGAATCCGTAGCGAGGTTCTGTCTCCATTCAGATCAGTCCGTATGTTCTTCTACCTCGCCTTCATAGCCAGCGCTTCCTTAGGAGGACTAATAGCCACCACCAGGCTTATAGGAGCCTTAGCGAACCCCGCGAGATCAGGTGAAGTGCTTGAGATAGTAAAAGGCCTAGGCATCGACGTTGGTGCGGCTTCTCTCTTTGCCTTCCTCTACTTCCGTGAAAACAAGACCAAGAACGCTCAGATGGCTAGGCTCTCTAGGGAAGAGAATCTTGCGAAGCTTAAAATGAGGGTGGAAGAGAATAATAAAGTTATATCTGTGGGTGATCTTAGAGGGATTGCTAGGCTTGTGATCTGCGCTGGTCCTGGGGGTTATATTGAAGAAGCGTTTAAGAGGAGTAAAGAGTTTACTCAGGGGCTTGTTGAGAGAGGTGTGGTTGTTGTGGCTTATGCTACTGATGGGAGTACGCCTGTTCTGGAGTTTGATGAGGTTGATGGTGAGGATGAAGAGGTGAGTCAGAGTAGGAGGAGATTGTGGCGTGTGTCTCCAGTTTTTGTTTCTGATTGGGAAAG GTGGATAGATGAGCAGAAGAAGCTTGCTGGTGTGTCTTCAGACTCTCCAGT GTATTTGTCACTACGTTTGGACGGGCGGGTAAGAGGGAGTGGAGTGGGTTATCCTCCATGGCAAGCCTTTGTTGCACAGCTTCCTCCGGTTAAGGGAATCTGGACCGGTCTTCTTGATGGAATGGATGGTAGAGTGTAA
- the LOC106389783 gene encoding protein LOW PSII ACCUMULATION 1, chloroplastic isoform X2 — protein sequence MATLVSSQAYIYHCHLIKRALIQTKDPYSPRRLSRHNHIETHVLSPRTCTLTISRKHQPLSLNTVCFAADEPSPSPFSSSEISADARIRSEVLSPFRSVRMFFYLAFIASASLGGLIATTRLIGALANPARSGEVLEIVKGLGIDVGAASLFAFLYFRENKTKNAQMARLSREENLAKLKMRVEENNKVISVGDLRGIARLVICAGPGGYIEEAFKRSKEFTQGLVERGVVVVAYATDGSTPVLEFDEVDGEDEEVDR from the exons ATGGCTACTCTGGTCTCTTCCCAAGCTTACATCTACCACTGTCACTTGATCAAACGAGCTCTCATTCAGACAAAAGATCCATACTCTCCTCGCAGGTTGTCCCGTCATAATCACATAGAAACACACGTTCTTTCTCCTCGAACTTGCACTCTAACGATAAGTAGAAAGCATCAACCATTGTCTCTCAACACCGTCTGTTTCGCAGCAGACGAGCCTTCTCCTTCCCCCTTTTCCTCATCCGAGATCAG TGCGGATGCAAGAATCCGTAGCGAGGTTCTGTCTCCATTCAGATCAGTCCGTATGTTCTTCTACCTCGCCTTCATAGCCAGCGCTTCCTTAGGAGGACTAATAGCCACCACCAGGCTTATAGGAGCCTTAGCGAACCCCGCGAGATCAGGTGAAGTGCTTGAGATAGTAAAAGGCCTAGGCATCGACGTTGGTGCGGCTTCTCTCTTTGCCTTCCTCTACTTCCGTGAAAACAAGACCAAGAACGCTCAGATGGCTAGGCTCTCTAGGGAAGAGAATCTTGCGAAGCTTAAAATGAGGGTGGAAGAGAATAATAAAGTTATATCTGTGGGTGATCTTAGAGGGATTGCTAGGCTTGTGATCTGCGCTGGTCCTGGGGGTTATATTGAAGAAGCGTTTAAGAGGAGTAAAGAGTTTACTCAGGGGCTTGTTGAGAGAGGTGTGGTTGTTGTGGCTTATGCTACTGATGGGAGTACGCCTGTTCTGGAGTTTGATGAGGTTGATGGTGAGGATGAAGAG GTGGATAGATGA
- the LOC106389784 gene encoding fe-S cluster assembly factor HCF101, chloroplastic-like encodes MLLSSQPNTCHHTSKKLIRLLPLSYAPLTLLPSTKTTTTMSQTVHRLHSYLRSAGACLVSSPRPPPRRLVCIATVSDRSNQSNVLLWKGRVSHHKLLSVAAKASSSAPQAETERVSETSLEKEVLKALSQIIDPDFGTDIVSCGFVKDLVIDEALGEVSFRLELTTPACPVKDMFEKQANEVVAVLPWVKKVNVTMSAQPAKPIFAGQLPPGLSRISSIVAVSSCKGGVGKSTVAVNLAYTLAGMGARVGIFDADVYGPSLPTMVNPESRVLEMDPEKKTIIPTEYLGVKLVSFGFAGQGRAIMRGPMVSGVINQLLTTTEWGELDYLVIDMPPGTGDIQLTLCQVAPLTAAVIVTTPQKLAFIDVAKGVRMFSKLKVPCVAVVENMCHFDADGKRYYPFGKGSGSQVVQQFGIPHLFDLPIRPTLSASGDTGVPEVVSDPLSEVARTFQDLGVCVVQQCAKIRQQVSTAVTYDKYLKAIRVKVPNSDEEFLLHPATVRRNDRSAQSVDEWTGEQKIQFGDVAEDIEPEEIRPMGNYAVSITWPDGFSQIAPYDQLETIERLVDVPPLSPVEV; translated from the exons ATGCTATTGTCATCACAGCCAAACACGTGTCATCACACTTCTAAAAAACTCATAAGGCTTCTTCCCTTATCCTACGCGCCACTCACTCTGCTTCCTTCCAcaaagacgacgacgacgatgaGTCAAACGGTGCATCGTCTTCACTCTTATTTACGTTCGGCAGGGGCATGTCTAGTCTCGTCTCCCAGGCCTCCACCACGACGACTCGTATGTATTGCCACCGTAAGTGATCGTAGTAACCAATCCAACGTTCTGCTGTGGAAAGGACGCGTATCTCACCACAAGCTCCTCTCTGTTGCTGctaaagcttcttcttcagctcctcaAG CTGAGACTGAGAGAGTTTCTGAAACATCATTAGAAAAAGAAGTGTTAAAGGCATTGTCTCAGATCATTGATCCTGATTTTGGGACGGATATAGTTTCATGTGGTTTTGTTAAAGATTTGGTAATCGACGAAGCTCTTGGAGag GTTTCTTTCCGTTTGGAACTAACAACACCGGCATGTCCAGTCAAAGATATG TTTGAGAAGCAGGCAAATGAGGTAGTTGCAGTGCTTCCATGGGTGAAGAAGGTGAATGTGACAATGTCGGCACAACCAGCTAAGCCTATATTTGCAGGGCAGCTTCCACCTGGTTTATCTAGAATTTCAAGCATTGTCGCTGTTTCTAGTTGCAAG GGAGGCGTTGGAAAATCAACAGTAGCTGTAAATCTTGCTTATACATTAGCTGGTATGGGTGCAAGAGTTGGCATCTTTGATGCTGATGTCTATGGTCCTAGTTTACCTACTATGGTCAATCCAGAGAGCCGTGTTCTTGAAATG gatCCTGAGAAGAAGACTATCATCCCAACAGAATACTTGGGGGTGAAGCTAGTCTCATTTGGATTTGCAGGGCAAGGTCGTGCCATTATGAGAGGTCCTATGGTCTCTGGTGTCATTAATCAACTCCTTACAACTACTGAatg GGGAGAACTGGATTATCTTGTTATCGACATGCCTCCTGGAACCGGTGACATTCAACTAACCCTCTGCCAG GTTGCGCCGTTAACAGCAGCGGTGATTGTGACCACACCTCAAAAACTGGCATTTATAGATGTTGCCAAAGGTGTACGAATGTTCTCAAAGCTaaag GTTCCTTGTGTTGCTGTTGTGGAGAATATGTGTCATTTTGACGCTGACGGGAAACGTTATTACCCTTTTGGGAAAGGCTCAGGTTCTCAG GTTGTCCAGCAATTCGGAATACCTCACCTCTTTGACCTCCCCATTAGGCCAACG TTATCTGCTTCGGGAGATACTGGAGTTCCTGAAGTTGTTTCAGATCCTTTAAGTGAAGTTGCAAGAACGTTCCAAGATCTTGGTGTTTGTGTAGTGCAACAATGCGCCAAGATACGCCAACAAG TTTCCACAGCTGTGACATACGACAAATATCTTAAAGCAATCAGAGTGAAGGTGCCAAACTCAGATGAAGAGTTCTTACTTCACCCTGCAACTGTCAGAAGAAATGATCGATCAGCACAAAGTGTG GACGAATGGACTGGTGAACAAAAGATTCAGTTCGGAGATGTGGCAGAAGATATCGAGCCTGAGGAAATACGACCTATGGGAAACTATGCTGTCTCGATAACTTGGCCGGACGGGTTTAGCCAG ATTGCTCCATATGACCAGCTGGAAACAATTGAACGGTTAGTAGATGTTCCTCCATTGTCTCCAGTTGAAGTTTGA
- the LOC106384649 gene encoding uncharacterized protein LOC106384649, with amino-acid sequence MEKSSTCSSTLKDTREANKTSLWKIRKVLTEKCERWIYFDNNSDVENYILKPLCKSINLLKRDPIKIKIDDYDMGYQDEVIFGYNRESDKFYLGKNMWRVKELDVGDEVGFFYDPIAKNMCFSVLKQAKP; translated from the coding sequence atggAAAAGTCCTCAACGTGTTCATCTACTTTGAAAGATACACGCGAAGCAAACAAAACATCTTTGTGGAAGATAAGGAAGGTCTTAACGGAGAAATGTGAACGTTGGATTTATTTTGATAACAACAGTGATGTTGAGAACTATATTTTGAAACCTTTGTGCAAGTCGATTAACTTACTTAAAAGAGATCCTATAAAGATCAAGATCGACGATTACGATATGGGGTACCAGGACGAGGTAATTTTCGGGTATAATCGTGAATCTGATAAATTTTATCTTGGGAAGAATATGTGGAGGGTGAAGGAGCTTGATGTTGGAGATGAAGTTGGATTCTTCTACGATCCCATTGCAAAGAATATGTGTTTCTCTGTGTTGAAACAAGCAAAACCCTGA